Proteins encoded in a region of the Sphingopyxis sp. OAS728 genome:
- a CDS encoding TIGR03013 family XrtA/PEP-CTERM system glycosyltransferase, with translation MFRLFKHYVPHAVVWLALIEFFALLGSAEGAWHLYAHQAGFDPGSLGDRWLPLLTFGLSNSLAMMATGMYGNEGLRSMRFATARLLAAISLGVIFLSVLGFLLPTATLWRANSLYAMIFAIAVLFVIRLVLTQSSGTEAFRRRILVLGAGPRAARLAALAEAPGSGLEMVGFIAMSAAEKTVAGAVPRDAIANLSDHVVDLRAGEVVLALEERRNALPLNDLLRVKTTGVHVNDIASFIERETGRVDLATTNPSGLIFSDGFSAGQRISKVGKRLFDILASLIVLIVGLPLIVIAGIAVILDSRGPVFYRQPRVGLFGEPYDIFKIRSMRTDAEAAGKAVWAAENDPRVTRVGRVIRKLRIDELPQTWCVLKGDMSFVGPRPERPSFVEELEKKLPYYAERHMVKPGLTGWAQINYPYGASVEDARVKLEYDLYYAKNYSPFLDLLILLQTVRVVLWPEGAR, from the coding sequence ATGTTTCGGCTGTTTAAACATTATGTTCCGCACGCTGTCGTCTGGCTGGCGTTGATCGAGTTTTTCGCGCTGCTCGGTTCGGCCGAGGGGGCGTGGCACCTTTATGCGCATCAGGCGGGGTTCGATCCCGGGTCGCTCGGCGACCGCTGGTTGCCCCTTTTGACCTTTGGCCTCTCGAACTCGCTCGCGATGATGGCGACCGGCATGTACGGGAACGAGGGGCTGCGCTCGATGCGCTTTGCCACCGCACGCTTGCTCGCGGCGATCTCGCTTGGGGTGATCTTCCTCTCGGTGCTCGGTTTCCTGTTGCCGACCGCAACGCTCTGGCGCGCGAACAGCCTCTACGCGATGATCTTTGCCATTGCGGTGCTGTTCGTGATCCGCCTGGTGCTGACCCAATCGTCGGGGACCGAGGCGTTTCGCCGCCGCATCTTGGTGCTGGGCGCGGGGCCGCGCGCCGCACGATTGGCTGCTTTGGCCGAAGCGCCGGGAAGCGGGCTCGAAATGGTCGGCTTCATCGCGATGAGCGCGGCTGAAAAGACGGTGGCGGGAGCGGTCCCGCGCGATGCGATCGCCAATTTGTCGGACCATGTCGTCGATCTGCGCGCGGGCGAGGTGGTGCTGGCGTTGGAGGAGCGGCGCAACGCGCTACCGCTGAACGACCTGCTCCGCGTCAAGACGACCGGGGTCCATGTCAACGACATTGCGAGTTTCATCGAGCGCGAGACGGGGCGCGTCGATCTGGCGACGACCAATCCAAGCGGACTGATCTTTTCGGACGGTTTTTCGGCCGGGCAGCGTATTTCGAAGGTCGGCAAACGCCTGTTCGACATCCTCGCCAGCCTGATCGTCCTGATAGTCGGCCTGCCGCTGATTGTCATCGCGGGGATTGCGGTGATCCTCGACAGCCGCGGGCCGGTCTTTTACCGCCAGCCGCGCGTCGGCCTGTTCGGCGAACCTTATGACATCTTCAAGATCCGGTCGATGCGCACCGATGCCGAAGCGGCGGGCAAGGCGGTGTGGGCGGCCGAGAACGATCCGCGCGTCACCCGTGTCGGCCGCGTGATCCGCAAGCTGCGCATCGACGAACTGCCGCAGACCTGGTGTGTGCTGAAAGGCGACATGAGCTTTGTCGGCCCACGCCCCGAACGGCCGAGCTTTGTCGAGGAACTCGAAAAGAAGCTGCCCTATTATGCCGAACGCCATATGGTGAAACCGGGCCTGACCGGCTGGGCGCAGATCAATTATCCTTATGGCGCGTCGGTCGAGGACGCCCGTGTGAAGCTCGAATATGATCTCTATTACGCCAAAAATTACTCGCCCTTCCTCGACCTGTTGATCCTGCTTCAGACGGTACGCGTCGTGCTGTGGCCGGAGGGGGCACGGTAA
- a CDS encoding class I SAM-dependent methyltransferase, with product MTDVIESESLSAEEEAFAGKLIAMVNNGMAGLMIAIGHRTGLFSAMKGGGALSSDELATRAALNERYVREWLGAMATAGIVLIDRRTGKYILPAAHGAFLGTDAAYGSMSSYFQYLSVLGSVETRIVDCFKNGGGLSYGDYDRFHECMAEDSYQNVVAALEDAILPLAPWTIDQLEAGIAVADVGCGLGKAMIRLAELFPNSRFTGYDLCADTVLLAEIEAAERGLDNVRFERADATLLEGTATFDLIFTFDAIHDQAHPAAVLAHIRRLLKPGGTYVMQEIRAATDVADNLDNPLAPFIYTVSCMHCMSVSLGQGGVGLGAAWGEQLALAMLADAGFFRVEVHQLPHDQMNNYFVCRPD from the coding sequence ATGACCGATGTGATTGAATCGGAGTCGCTCAGCGCGGAGGAAGAAGCGTTCGCAGGGAAACTGATCGCGATGGTCAACAACGGTATGGCCGGGTTGATGATCGCGATCGGTCACCGCACAGGTCTGTTCAGCGCGATGAAGGGCGGGGGGGCGCTGTCCAGCGACGAGCTGGCGACACGCGCCGCGCTCAACGAACGCTATGTCCGCGAATGGCTGGGCGCGATGGCGACTGCCGGGATCGTCTTGATCGATCGCAGGACCGGCAAATATATTCTGCCCGCAGCGCATGGCGCGTTCCTTGGAACCGACGCCGCCTATGGGTCGATGAGCAGCTATTTCCAGTATCTTTCGGTGCTCGGCTCGGTCGAGACGCGGATCGTCGACTGTTTCAAAAACGGCGGCGGGCTGTCGTACGGCGATTACGACCGTTTCCATGAATGCATGGCCGAGGATAGCTATCAGAATGTCGTCGCGGCGCTGGAGGATGCCATCCTGCCCCTCGCGCCGTGGACGATCGATCAGCTCGAGGCCGGGATTGCGGTCGCCGATGTCGGCTGCGGGCTGGGCAAGGCGATGATCCGGCTCGCCGAGCTTTTCCCGAACAGCCGCTTCACCGGCTATGATCTGTGCGCCGACACGGTGCTGCTTGCCGAAATCGAGGCCGCCGAGCGCGGGCTGGACAATGTCCGGTTCGAGCGCGCCGATGCGACCTTGCTCGAGGGGACGGCGACATTCGACCTGATCTTCACCTTCGACGCGATCCACGATCAGGCGCATCCCGCGGCGGTGCTGGCGCATATAAGGCGGCTGCTGAAACCCGGCGGTACCTATGTGATGCAGGAAATCCGCGCCGCGACCGACGTGGCCGACAATCTCGACAACCCGCTCGCGCCCTTCATCTACACCGTGTCGTGCATGCATTGCATGTCGGTGTCGCTGGGGCAGGGCGGAGTGGGGCTTGGCGCCGCGTGGGGCGAGCAGCTGGCGCTCGCGATGCTCGCCGACGCGGGTTTCTTCCGTGTCGAGGTGCACCAGTTGCCGCACGACCAGATGAACAATTATTTCGTTTGCCGGCCCGATTGA
- a CDS encoding helix-turn-helix domain-containing protein: MAERRVFAGPAVRKVRREAGMTQAAMAEALDISPSYLNLIEHGQRPLSATVIVKLAERFGFDAAKLGAEDLPGGLAGLRRRLADPRFADLGIGAHEVEEWLQTAPATAAAFARLFDAAPEARGEMQEEAPEVAAVRRAIEKWRNHFPDLDARAEELADELRLAGGDLYGTISERLRTRHQLGIRILPSDVMPDRLRWLDWHARQLMLNELLRPASRTFQAAATLAQIEAKGEIDALVAGAEFAESAAAKLFERHLIQYFAAALMMPYSRFLRACDATGYDLLLLQRRFGAGYEQVAHRLTTLQRVGARGLPFFMLRIDRAGQGSKRYAGASQSPLVDGDARCPLWSVHEAFARPGEVVADLVELEDGSRWFTQSRSVAAPGATGSGAPARFAVCVGVDAKVAAPLIAARGLDLMRSPATPIGLGCRRCTRTGCVQRSMPPLGRPLRFREGERGVSAFDFAGD; the protein is encoded by the coding sequence ATGGCAGAGCGGCGGGTGTTTGCGGGGCCGGCGGTGCGCAAGGTGCGGCGCGAGGCGGGGATGACGCAGGCGGCGATGGCCGAGGCGCTCGATATTTCGCCGAGCTATCTCAATCTGATCGAGCATGGGCAGCGGCCATTGTCCGCGACTGTGATCGTCAAACTGGCCGAACGGTTCGGGTTCGATGCGGCGAAGCTCGGTGCGGAAGATTTGCCGGGCGGGCTTGCAGGGCTGCGGCGGCGGCTCGCCGATCCGCGTTTTGCCGATCTGGGGATCGGCGCGCACGAGGTCGAGGAGTGGCTTCAGACCGCCCCGGCGACCGCCGCCGCCTTTGCGCGATTGTTCGATGCCGCGCCCGAAGCGCGCGGTGAGATGCAAGAAGAGGCGCCCGAAGTTGCCGCCGTGCGCCGGGCGATCGAGAAATGGCGCAACCATTTCCCCGATCTCGACGCGCGCGCCGAGGAACTGGCGGACGAGTTACGGCTGGCGGGCGGCGATCTCTATGGGACGATTTCCGAGCGTTTGCGCACCCGGCACCAACTTGGCATTCGCATACTGCCGAGCGACGTGATGCCCGACCGGCTGCGCTGGCTCGACTGGCACGCGCGGCAACTTATGCTGAACGAGCTGCTGCGCCCCGCGTCGCGCACCTTTCAGGCCGCGGCAACGCTTGCGCAGATCGAAGCAAAGGGCGAGATCGACGCGCTCGTTGCAGGCGCCGAATTCGCCGAGAGCGCGGCGGCCAAGCTGTTCGAGCGCCATCTGATCCAGTATTTCGCCGCGGCGCTGATGATGCCGTACAGCCGGTTCCTGCGCGCCTGCGACGCAACGGGATATGACCTGCTGCTGCTCCAGCGGCGCTTCGGTGCGGGGTACGAACAGGTGGCGCACCGGCTGACGACCTTGCAGCGCGTCGGCGCGCGCGGGCTGCCCTTTTTCATGCTGCGCATCGATCGCGCGGGGCAGGGGAGCAAACGCTATGCCGGGGCGAGCCAGTCGCCGCTGGTCGATGGCGACGCGCGCTGCCCGCTGTGGAGCGTACATGAAGCCTTTGCGCGCCCGGGCGAGGTGGTCGCCGACCTCGTCGAGTTGGAGGACGGATCGCGCTGGTTCACCCAATCGCGTTCGGTCGCCGCCCCCGGCGCGACGGGAAGCGGCGCCCCCGCGCGCTTTGCGGTTTGCGTAGGGGTCGACGCGAAGGTCGCAGCGCCGCTGATCGCCGCGCGCGGACTCGATCTGATGCGCAGCCCCGCGACGCCGATCGGTCTCGGCTGCCGCCGCTGCACGCGCACCGGCTGCGTCCAGCGATCGATGCCTCCGCTGGGCCGCCCGCTGCGCTTCCGCGAAGGCGAACGCGGGGTGAGCGCGTTCGATTTTGCGGGCGACTGA
- a CDS encoding HD-GYP domain-containing protein: MLVRIEPEDVEIGMFVHAFEGSWFDHPFWRSNFRVETIEQLERIRNSGIEGLMIDPERGIAPSGGRQPSKGEEGPRQKLSRSWGRPRPTVRTAPLPKIFAQPDPEDRAAPRPRRGYSSECRRAKPVISRTRAAVVDMFEAARLGRAVEVKRMVRLASSIGASIERDAKALINLVRLKEKDEYTYLHSVAVCALMINFARHLELDPQQVEDMGVAGLLHDVGKVAVSDAILNKPGALSKDEMRSVRSHPAAGHRLLASSPGAPEIALELCLRHHEKVDGTGYPGRLKGEELSLAARMGAICDVYDAVTSNRPYKQAWTPCEALTEMKKWQGHFDPALLDRFADSLGIYAMGTLVRLSTGELGIVVGSEGEADEDLVVRAFFDCDALAEIEFVDRTIAPSAEHPRIIGRDSPTFWRFPDWDVLRHKVLAAEIIPDEDEG; the protein is encoded by the coding sequence ATGCTTGTACGAATTGAACCAGAGGACGTCGAAATCGGCATGTTCGTCCACGCCTTTGAAGGGTCGTGGTTCGATCATCCGTTCTGGCGGAGCAATTTCCGGGTCGAGACAATCGAGCAGCTGGAACGCATTCGCAATTCGGGCATCGAAGGGCTGATGATCGATCCCGAGCGGGGGATTGCGCCGTCCGGGGGGCGCCAGCCGAGCAAAGGCGAAGAAGGCCCACGCCAAAAGCTGTCGCGATCGTGGGGCAGGCCGCGACCGACTGTCCGTACCGCACCCTTGCCAAAGATTTTCGCCCAACCCGATCCCGAGGATCGTGCGGCTCCGCGTCCGCGCCGCGGTTATTCGAGCGAGTGCCGCCGCGCAAAGCCGGTGATCTCGCGAACGCGCGCGGCCGTCGTCGACATGTTCGAGGCGGCCCGGCTGGGCCGCGCGGTCGAGGTCAAACGTATGGTGCGCCTCGCCAGTTCGATCGGCGCGTCGATCGAACGCGACGCCAAGGCGCTGATCAATCTCGTGCGCCTGAAAGAGAAGGACGAATATACCTACCTTCACTCGGTCGCGGTCTGTGCGCTGATGATCAATTTTGCGCGTCATCTGGAACTCGATCCGCAGCAGGTCGAGGATATGGGTGTCGCCGGACTGCTCCACGATGTTGGCAAGGTCGCGGTTTCGGACGCGATATTGAACAAGCCGGGCGCGCTGTCGAAGGACGAAATGCGTTCGGTCCGCTCGCACCCGGCCGCGGGGCATCGCCTGCTTGCGAGTTCGCCCGGAGCCCCCGAAATCGCGCTGGAGCTTTGCCTGCGGCACCATGAGAAGGTTGACGGCACGGGGTATCCCGGCCGCCTGAAGGGTGAAGAACTATCGCTCGCGGCGCGCATGGGCGCGATCTGCGACGTGTATGACGCGGTGACGTCGAACCGGCCGTACAAGCAGGCGTGGACGCCTTGCGAGGCGCTGACCGAAATGAAGAAGTGGCAGGGGCATTTCGACCCTGCGTTGCTTGACCGGTTCGCCGACAGCCTCGGCATCTATGCGATGGGCACGCTCGTCCGCTTGTCGACCGGCGAACTCGGCATTGTCGTCGGCAGCGAGGGCGAAGCGGACGAAGATCTGGTCGTGCGCGCCTTCTTCGACTGCGACGCGCTCGCCGAGATCGAATTTGTCGACCGCACGATTGCGCCGTCGGCGGAGCATCCGCGGATCATCGGCCGCGACAGCCCGACCTTCTGGCGCTTTCCCGACTGGGATGTGCTGCGCCACAAGGTGCTGGCGGCTGAGATTATCCCCGACGAGGATGAAGGCTGA
- a CDS encoding L,D-transpeptidase family protein — protein sequence MKPIFILPWLLLVAGCNAAPDGQGSEKAPAAKVDADSDSLRFEDAKTDAAPFTDPPILRAQVLLDHLGLSPGVIDGKEGQSYVAALRGFQEAQGLEESGKLDAATEKALQQGRNVPATRLVVIPAGFAKGPFVPAFPKDAADQSKLPALGYRNLTEALAERFHTTPETLVALNSPSTLVGAGRPFRVPNIPDIDRATLGEDARGWNGTLERLGVAPTQVAAAKVVVDKSEGVLKVYDDGDKLVAQFPATMGSSHDPLPIGKWKIQGVSRNPDFHYNPKLFWDVSNNKEAVLLQPGPNSPVGVVWLDLNKPHYGIHGTSEPHTIGRAESHGCVRLTNWDAARLAQMVKPGTPAIFQN from the coding sequence TTGAAACCTATCTTCATTCTACCATGGCTGTTGCTCGTCGCCGGTTGCAATGCGGCGCCGGACGGGCAGGGTTCCGAAAAAGCACCGGCGGCCAAGGTCGACGCCGATTCCGATAGCCTCCGCTTTGAGGACGCCAAAACCGACGCGGCGCCTTTCACCGATCCGCCGATCCTTCGTGCGCAGGTGCTTCTCGACCATCTTGGCCTCTCTCCGGGGGTGATCGACGGGAAGGAAGGGCAATCCTATGTCGCCGCGCTCCGCGGTTTTCAGGAGGCGCAAGGGCTTGAAGAGAGCGGCAAGCTCGACGCAGCCACCGAAAAGGCGCTGCAACAGGGACGCAATGTCCCGGCAACGCGGTTGGTCGTCATACCTGCGGGTTTCGCCAAAGGGCCGTTCGTTCCGGCCTTTCCGAAGGATGCGGCCGACCAGTCCAAATTGCCCGCGCTCGGCTATCGCAATCTGACCGAAGCGCTGGCCGAACGCTTTCACACGACGCCCGAAACGCTTGTCGCTCTCAACAGCCCGTCGACGCTTGTCGGGGCTGGCCGACCGTTTCGCGTGCCCAATATCCCCGATATCGACCGCGCGACGTTGGGCGAGGATGCGCGCGGGTGGAACGGCACGCTCGAACGGCTCGGGGTTGCGCCGACGCAGGTGGCGGCGGCGAAGGTGGTGGTCGACAAGTCCGAGGGGGTGTTGAAGGTTTATGACGACGGCGACAAGCTCGTTGCACAATTCCCCGCCACGATGGGCAGCAGCCACGATCCGCTGCCGATCGGCAAATGGAAAATCCAGGGCGTCAGCCGTAATCCCGATTTTCATTATAATCCCAAGCTGTTCTGGGATGTGAGCAACAACAAGGAAGCGGTGTTGCTGCAGCCCGGGCCGAACAGCCCGGTAGGCGTCGTGTGGCTCGACCTCAACAAACCGCATTATGGCATTCACGGCACAAGCGAGCCGCATACGATCGGGCGCGCCGAGAGCCATGGCTGCGTCAGGCTGACCAATTGGGACGCCGCGCGTCTGGCGCAGATGGTGAAACCCGGAACGCCGGCGATCTTCCAGAATTAG
- a CDS encoding alpha/beta hydrolase, whose product MRGSEPFEVRLLGEFELHRGGTPVALPASRKTRALLAYLLLTGKPVRRERLCEIFFDIPDDPRAALRWSLSKIRALLGDEADLLAADRERVAIDASGFSFDIDRPDPLRALDAPLPGLELSGLDEYSLWLASERAAIDRRRRRCLDEASRNAIWPSADRTRFAAAADALDDGLTSAVDRSEFPVQQVRYCFAPDGVRIAYAVTGNGPLLVKTANWLNHLELDWGSPLWGRMVGGLSEHFRLVRYDERGNGLSDWDVGHIYFESLVTDLEAVADALGLDRFPLFALSQGCAVAIEYTRRHPERVSHLILLGGYATGWRHRVDEGEADEREAVITLVRRGWGKDTPIYRQIFSQSFTPSATADELTWFNDFQKQTVSPDNAAAFLDLFGNIDVRQHLEHIDVPTLILHARADQRIGIDQAIELASNIRGASLVTLDTDNHILRSNEPAMDVVIEQIVNFLS is encoded by the coding sequence ATGCGCGGATCGGAGCCCTTCGAGGTCAGATTGCTCGGCGAGTTTGAGCTGCATCGCGGCGGCACCCCCGTCGCGCTCCCCGCCTCGCGCAAGACGCGCGCATTGCTCGCCTATCTGCTGCTCACCGGAAAGCCCGTCCGCCGCGAACGGCTCTGCGAAATCTTTTTCGACATCCCCGACGATCCGCGTGCCGCGCTCCGCTGGTCGCTATCGAAAATCCGCGCTTTGCTCGGCGACGAGGCCGACCTGCTCGCCGCCGACCGCGAACGCGTCGCGATCGATGCGTCGGGCTTTTCCTTCGACATCGACCGTCCCGATCCGCTCCGCGCGCTCGACGCGCCGTTGCCCGGGCTCGAGCTTTCTGGCCTCGACGAATATAGCCTGTGGCTCGCCTCCGAACGCGCGGCGATCGACCGCCGTCGCCGCCGCTGCCTCGACGAAGCCTCGCGGAACGCGATCTGGCCGTCGGCCGACCGGACGCGCTTCGCCGCCGCCGCCGACGCGCTCGACGACGGGCTCACCTCGGCGGTCGACCGCTCCGAATTTCCGGTGCAGCAAGTGCGCTATTGCTTCGCCCCCGACGGCGTCCGCATCGCCTATGCGGTGACGGGCAACGGCCCGCTGCTCGTCAAGACCGCGAACTGGCTCAACCACCTCGAACTCGACTGGGGCAGCCCGCTCTGGGGCCGCATGGTCGGCGGCCTGTCCGAACATTTCCGCCTCGTCCGCTATGACGAGCGCGGCAATGGCCTCTCCGACTGGGACGTCGGCCATATCTACTTTGAATCGCTCGTCACCGATCTCGAGGCGGTGGCCGACGCGCTCGGTCTCGACCGTTTCCCGCTCTTCGCGCTGTCACAGGGCTGCGCGGTCGCGATCGAATATACGCGGCGGCACCCCGAGCGCGTGTCGCACCTGATCCTGCTCGGCGGCTATGCCACCGGCTGGCGCCACCGCGTCGACGAGGGCGAGGCCGACGAGCGTGAGGCCGTCATCACATTGGTCCGCCGCGGCTGGGGCAAGGATACGCCGATCTATCGCCAGATCTTCTCGCAAAGCTTCACCCCGTCGGCGACCGCCGACGAACTCACTTGGTTCAACGATTTCCAGAAACAGACGGTGTCGCCCGACAATGCCGCCGCCTTCCTCGACCTGTTCGGCAATATCGACGTGCGCCAGCACCTCGAGCATATCGACGTACCCACATTGATCCTCCACGCGCGCGCCGACCAGCGCATCGGGATCGACCAAGCGATCGAACTGGCGTCGAACATCCGCGGCGCCTCGCTCGTCACGCTCGACACCGACAATCACATCCTGCGCTCGAACGAGCCCGCGATGGACGTCGTGATCGAACAGATCGTCAATTTCCTGAGCTGA
- a CDS encoding DUF885 domain-containing protein, protein MLDRRTLLAAAAASSMLAGTRSPARAALAAAPDSEGARLTAIYERVYDMLVDQDPEFATSLGLDKGDRAAAKAKLADRSPAGIKKGHDLYRTGLKELKTIDPKKLSGMDLVNYETFRGPWEDYVKAYDSFSYGLHSWPEPHPVTQLSGTYRSIPDFLVNQHSIANAADAEAYLSRCADFAVQLDNETGRIKADHAAGIIPPDFVIDRTLALFDKIWAPTPDANILTTNLKTKTAEIPGDWAKRCAAIVEGKIYPAMRRQAAELTAVRPRATHDAGVWRLPKGDEYYAYALRFATTTGMSAEEVHKLGLDRMAALTARADAIFKAQGMSKGTVAERMRALGKDPRFLYPNTDKGKADLIAKLNEQIQEMQRRLPEAFGRLPKAKCDIRRVPPEIEAGAPGGYYQIPALDGSRPGAYYINLRDTAENPSWTLPTLTYHEATPGHHHQIALAQEAEGIPRLRRLPAYSVYTEGWGLYAEQLADEMGVYANDPWGQLGYLQSYMFRAARLVVDTGLHHYRWSREKAIAYYNDSLGTPEGSNVTEIERYCVWPGQATSYMVGQTRWVAIREKAKAALGDKFDLRGFHDTALSAGAMPISVLESVIDRWTAAQKA, encoded by the coding sequence ATGTTAGACCGTCGCACCTTGCTTGCCGCCGCCGCGGCTTCGTCGATGCTGGCTGGCACCCGTTCGCCGGCGCGCGCGGCGCTCGCGGCCGCTCCCGACAGCGAAGGCGCGCGGTTGACCGCGATTTACGAGCGCGTCTACGACATGCTCGTCGATCAGGATCCCGAGTTCGCCACCTCGCTGGGGCTCGACAAGGGCGATCGCGCCGCCGCCAAGGCCAAACTCGCCGACCGGTCGCCCGCAGGGATCAAGAAGGGACACGATCTCTACCGCACCGGACTCAAGGAATTGAAAACGATCGACCCGAAGAAACTCTCGGGAATGGACCTCGTCAACTATGAGACGTTCCGCGGTCCGTGGGAAGATTATGTCAAGGCTTACGACAGTTTCAGCTACGGACTTCACAGCTGGCCTGAACCGCATCCGGTCACGCAGCTCAGCGGTACCTACCGCTCGATCCCCGATTTCCTCGTCAACCAGCACAGCATTGCCAACGCCGCCGATGCAGAGGCCTATCTTTCGCGCTGCGCCGATTTCGCGGTCCAGCTCGACAATGAGACGGGACGGATCAAGGCCGACCACGCTGCGGGCATCATCCCGCCCGATTTCGTCATCGACCGCACGCTCGCATTGTTCGACAAGATCTGGGCGCCCACGCCCGACGCGAACATCCTGACCACCAACCTCAAAACCAAGACCGCCGAGATACCCGGCGACTGGGCGAAACGCTGCGCCGCGATCGTCGAAGGCAAAATCTATCCCGCAATGCGCCGCCAGGCGGCCGAACTCACCGCCGTCCGCCCTCGCGCGACGCACGATGCCGGCGTGTGGCGGCTGCCCAAGGGCGATGAATATTACGCCTATGCGCTGCGCTTCGCGACGACGACGGGCATGTCGGCCGAGGAGGTGCACAAGCTCGGCCTCGACCGCATGGCCGCGCTCACCGCACGCGCCGATGCGATCTTCAAGGCGCAAGGCATGTCCAAAGGCACCGTCGCCGAACGCATGCGCGCGCTCGGCAAGGACCCACGTTTCCTTTATCCCAACACCGACAAGGGCAAGGCCGACCTGATCGCCAAATTGAACGAGCAGATCCAGGAAATGCAGCGCCGCCTGCCCGAAGCCTTTGGCCGCCTGCCGAAAGCCAAATGCGACATACGCCGCGTCCCGCCCGAGATCGAAGCCGGCGCACCCGGCGGCTATTACCAGATCCCCGCGCTCGACGGCTCGCGCCCCGGTGCTTATTATATCAACCTGCGCGATACTGCCGAAAATCCGTCGTGGACGCTGCCGACGCTGACCTATCACGAGGCGACCCCGGGCCATCACCACCAGATCGCGCTCGCGCAGGAGGCCGAGGGCATCCCGCGCCTCCGCCGTCTGCCCGCCTACTCGGTCTATACCGAGGGCTGGGGCCTCTATGCCGAGCAGCTCGCCGACGAGATGGGTGTCTACGCGAACGACCCGTGGGGCCAGCTCGGCTATCTGCAGTCCTATATGTTCCGCGCCGCGCGCCTCGTCGTCGACACCGGCCTCCATCACTATCGGTGGAGCCGCGAGAAGGCGATCGCCTATTACAACGACTCGCTCGGCACCCCCGAGGGGTCGAACGTCACCGAGATCGAGCGCTACTGCGTGTGGCCGGGTCAGGCGACGAGCTATATGGTCGGCCAGACGCGCTGGGTCGCGATCCGCGAAAAGGCGAAGGCCGCACTCGGCGACAAGTTTGACCTTCGCGGTTTCCACGACACCGCTTTGTCGGCTGGCGCAATGCCGATTTCGGTGCTGGAATCGGTGATCGACCGCTGGACGGCGGCGCAAAAGGCCTGA